A window of the Halichoerus grypus chromosome 2, mHalGry1.hap1.1, whole genome shotgun sequence genome harbors these coding sequences:
- the KRT24 gene encoding keratin, type I cytoskeletal 24: protein MSCSSRVSSSRAGSSGLIRVSAGGSSFSSGSRCGLGGGSTQGFRGGTGSCGLSGGSSSGFGGSFGGGFGSCSVGGGLGGTPGSGAGFGGGSGFGGGSGFGGGSGFGGGSGIGASGGFYSYGGGMGGGMGGGAGDGRLFSGGEKQTMQNLNDRLASYLDKVRALEEANTDLENKIREWYEKFGPGSGDGGSGKDYSKYYPVIEDLQNQIITATIENAGIVLQIDNARLAADDFRLKYENELYLRQAVEADINGLRKVLDDLTITRSDLEMQIESLTEELVYLKKNHEEEMKSMQGSSGGDVTVEMNAAPGTDLTKSLNDMRAQYEELAEHNRREAEEQFNKQSASLQAQIFTDAGAATSAKNEVTELKRTLQALEIELQSQMATKSSLEGTLADTEAGYMAQLSEIQMQISSLEEQICQIRGETKCQKAEYEQLLDIKTRLEMEIETYRRLLNGGGGGSGFGGSDFRNSGSRNTGPRNMGSRDLSVSGDSRSGNCSGQGREPNKTRVTKTIVEEVVDGKVISSQVSNVSEVKVK, encoded by the exons ATGTCTTGCTCGTCTCGTGTCTCCTCTTCCAGGGCTGGAAGCAGTGGCTTGATCAGGGTGTCTGCTGGTGGAAGCAGCTTCAGCAGTGGAAGCAGATGTGGTCTGGGGGGTGGCTCTACCCAGGGCTTCCGAGGAGGAACCGGCAGCTGTGGCCTGAGTGGGGGATCAAGCAGTGGATTTGGAGGCAGCTTTGGAGGAGGTTTTGGTAGCTGCTCAGTAGGGGGTGGTTTGGGAGGAACTCCAGGCTCTGGGGCTGGTTTTGGTGGAGGTTCTGGCTTTGGTGGGGGTTCTGGCTTTGGTGGGGGTTCTGGCTTTGGTGGGGGCTCTGGAATTGGTGCTAGTGGAGGCTTCTACAGCtatgggggtgggatggggggtgggatgggaggtggTGCTGGCGATGGCCGGCTTTTCTCTGGAGGTGAAAAGCAAACCATGCAGAACCTCAATGACCGCCTGGCCAGTTACCTAGACAAGGTCAGAGCCCTGGAGGAGGCCAACACTGATCTGGAGAATAAAATCAGGGAGTGGTATGAGAAATTTGGGCCTGGGTCTGGAGATGGTGGATCTGGAAAAGATTATAGCAAATACTATCCAGTAATTGAAGATCTCCAGAACCAG ATCATCACTGCCACTATTGAAAATGCTGGGATCGTTTTGCAGATCGACAATGCCAGATTGGCTGCTGATGACTTCAGACTGAA GTATGAGAATGAGCTGTATCTCCGGCAGGCCGTGGAGGCCGACATCAATGGCCTGCGGAAAGTTCTGGATGACCTAACCATTACACGCTCTGACCTGGAGATGCAGATTGAGAGCCTCACTGAGGAGCTGGTCTACCTGAAGAAGAACCACGAGGAG GAAATGAAGAGTATGCAAGGAAGCTCCGGAGGGGACGTGACCGTGGAAATGAATGCTGCTCCAGGAACTGACCTGACCAAGTCACTGAACGACATGAGGGCACAGTATGAAGAGCTGGCTGAGCACAATCGCCGCGAGGCCGAGGAGCAGTTCAACAAACAG agtGCATCACTGCAAGCACAAATTTTTACGGACGCGGGGGCAGCCACTTCTGCCAAGAATGAGGTAACAGAACTGAAACGCACTCTGCAAGCCCTGGAAATTGAGCTCCAGTCCCAAATGGCCACG aAAAGCTCCCTGGAAGGAACCCTGGCTGACACAGAAGCTGGCTACATGGCTCAGCTGTCAGAAATCCAGATGCAGATCAGCAGCCTGGAGGAGCAGATCTGCCAGATCCGGGGCGAGACCAAATGCCAGAAGGCAGAATATGAGCAACTGCTGGACATCAAGACCCGCCTAGAGATGGAGATTGAGACCTACCGCCGCCTGCTCAATGGAGGGGGAGG TGGTTCTGGTTTTGGAGGATCTGATTTTAGAAACTCAGGATCCAGAAATACAGGACCCAGAAACATGGGATCTAGGGATTTGTCCGTATCTGGTGACTCAAGATCTGGAAACTGTTCTGGCCAAGGAAGAg AACCAAACAAGACCAGAGTGACTAAGACCATCGTGGAGGAGGTGGTGGACGGCAAAGTCATCTCATCTCAAGTCAGCAATGTGTCCGAGGTGAAAGTTAAATAA